The proteins below are encoded in one region of Streptomyces ficellus:
- a CDS encoding dihydrofolate reductase family protein — translation MAQLLRVQNFTVSSDGIGAGEDQSLERPFGHTVDPAALFAWAGATASWPMRTEPGGSRGLDDYFTRDFAHHIGAEIMGRNKFGPQRGPWHDHEWRGWWGDEPPFHTPVFVMTHHERPSFTLSDTTFHFVGGDPAAVLERAREAARGKDVRLGGGVTTVREFLDAGLVDTLHVVVSPVRLGSGLRLWESPEELLDRFHLEVVPSPSGVTHHLFWRRDPDRAA, via the coding sequence GTGGCTCAGCTGCTGAGAGTCCAGAACTTCACCGTCTCCAGTGACGGGATCGGGGCCGGTGAGGACCAGAGCCTCGAGCGTCCGTTCGGCCACACGGTCGATCCGGCCGCCCTCTTCGCCTGGGCCGGAGCCACGGCGAGCTGGCCCATGCGCACCGAGCCCGGGGGCAGCCGGGGCCTCGACGACTACTTCACGCGGGACTTCGCGCACCACATCGGTGCCGAGATCATGGGCCGCAACAAGTTCGGCCCCCAGCGCGGGCCGTGGCACGACCACGAGTGGCGCGGCTGGTGGGGCGACGAACCCCCGTTCCACACACCGGTGTTCGTGATGACCCACCACGAGCGGCCGTCGTTCACGCTCTCCGACACCACGTTCCACTTCGTCGGCGGCGACCCGGCCGCGGTCCTGGAACGGGCGCGGGAGGCGGCGCGGGGCAAGGACGTCCGGCTGGGCGGCGGGGTCACCACCGTCCGGGAGTTCCTGGACGCCGGCCTCGTCGACACCCTGCACGTGGTCGTCTCGCCGGTGAGGCTCGGCTCCGGGCTGCGCCTGTGGGAGTCGCCCGAGGAGCTGCTCGACCGGTTCCACCTGGAGGTCGTCCCCAGCCCGAGCGGCGTGACGCACCACCTGTTCTGGCGGCGTGACCCGGACCGCGCGGCCTGA
- a CDS encoding MepB family protein, with amino-acid sequence MEVAYEASGLTCSQPVPEAESAEYGACAFTLDGLAVRFRVARTTPTKAGQFVTVWRRSTGGPIQPFDAADPVDLFVVSTRQGERFGQFVFPREVLRERGVVSTDGCGGKRAFRVYPPWVVTTSGQARRTQAWQVEHFLHLPEDEPVDVTRLRALLGFRRAGR; translated from the coding sequence ATGGAAGTGGCGTACGAGGCGAGCGGGCTCACCTGTTCGCAGCCGGTGCCCGAGGCGGAGAGCGCCGAGTACGGGGCGTGCGCGTTCACGCTGGACGGCCTCGCGGTCAGGTTCCGCGTGGCCAGGACGACGCCGACCAAGGCCGGCCAGTTCGTCACCGTGTGGAGGAGGTCCACGGGCGGGCCGATCCAGCCGTTCGACGCGGCCGACCCCGTGGACCTCTTCGTCGTCAGCACGCGGCAGGGCGAGCGCTTCGGGCAGTTCGTGTTTCCGCGCGAGGTCCTCCGGGAGCGGGGCGTCGTGTCGACGGACGGATGCGGCGGGAAGCGGGCGTTCCGTGTCTATCCTCCGTGGGTGGTCACAACCAGTGGCCAGGCCCGCAGGACCCAGGCCTGGCAGGTGGAACACTTCCTCCACTTGCCGGAGGACGAGCCCGTCGACGTCACCCGCCTACGGGCGCTCCTCGGCTTCCGCCGGGCGGGCCGCTGA
- a CDS encoding sulfurtransferase TusA family protein, with protein sequence MTATPSHTADITVDGTGLLCVTLLLRLRRQIDGAAPGTVVHIIATDPAAPLDLPAWCHMTGHTYLGPVPGGTDRPVYALRLAAAARPTRPDAPWHPAAPAS encoded by the coding sequence ATGACCGCAACTCCCTCCCACACGGCGGACATCACCGTCGACGGCACCGGCCTGCTGTGCGTCACCCTCCTGCTGCGACTACGCAGGCAGATCGACGGCGCCGCCCCGGGCACGGTCGTCCACATCATCGCCACCGACCCCGCCGCCCCACTCGACCTGCCGGCCTGGTGCCACATGACCGGCCACACCTACCTCGGCCCGGTCCCCGGCGGCACCGACCGGCCGGTGTACGCCCTGCGACTTGCCGCCGCAGCGCGTCCCACCCGACCGGACGCACCGTGGCACCCGGCCGCACCGGCGTCCTGA
- a CDS encoding class I SAM-dependent methyltransferase, which translates to MADEQGLTEVQRRHWQDTYAAHPGMYGEDPSEPAVHAATVFRAAGARDVLELGAGHGRDALFFAREGFTVRATDFSPVGLEQLRDAARSQGVEERVATAVHDVREPLPLPDTSVDAVFAHMLLCMALSTKELHGLVGEIRRVLRPGGTFVYTVRHTGDAHYGAGTAHGDDIYEHGGFAVHFFGRELVDALADGWTLDQVHAFEEGDLPRRLWRVTQTPPR; encoded by the coding sequence GTGGCGGACGAGCAGGGGCTGACCGAGGTCCAGCGGCGGCACTGGCAGGACACCTACGCCGCCCACCCGGGCATGTACGGCGAGGACCCGTCCGAGCCCGCCGTCCACGCCGCCACCGTGTTCCGTGCCGCGGGGGCCCGCGACGTGCTGGAGCTGGGTGCCGGGCACGGCCGGGACGCGCTGTTCTTCGCCCGCGAGGGCTTCACCGTCCGGGCGACCGACTTCAGTCCCGTCGGGCTGGAGCAGCTGCGCGACGCCGCCCGCTCCCAGGGCGTGGAGGAGCGAGTGGCCACCGCGGTGCACGACGTGCGCGAGCCGCTGCCGCTGCCGGACACCTCGGTGGACGCGGTCTTCGCGCACATGCTGTTGTGCATGGCGCTGTCGACGAAGGAGCTCCACGGCCTGGTCGGTGAGATCCGCCGGGTTCTGCGGCCCGGCGGGACCTTCGTCTACACCGTGCGGCACACCGGCGACGCCCACTACGGCGCCGGCACCGCGCACGGCGACGACATCTACGAGCACGGCGGCTTCGCCGTCCACTTCTTCGGCCGCGAACTGGTCGACGCCCTCGCCGACGGCTGGACTCTCGACCAGGTCCACGCCTTCGAGGAGGGCGACCTGCCCCGCCGTCTGTGGCGCGTCACCCAGACCCCGCCCCGATGA
- a CDS encoding methyltransferase family protein: MNAWAWTALTLYLAWAGTAFGVRAAVQRRRTGDAGFRGASGRPGTASWWAGVLFLTALLVGAAAPAAALAGLPGLPGTGDVTVRGAGLLLTVTGMAFTLAAQTNMGASWRVGVDAAERTTLVTGGLFAHVRNPVFTAMVCTAAGLALMVPNWIAALGLIALVTAVQVQVRVVEEPYLSAIHPDAYGAYTARTGRFVPGIGKRPVSPDRVTPPIG, translated from the coding sequence GTGAACGCGTGGGCCTGGACGGCACTCACCCTCTACCTCGCCTGGGCGGGCACGGCTTTCGGGGTCCGGGCCGCCGTGCAGCGGCGCCGCACCGGTGACGCGGGGTTCCGGGGTGCCTCCGGCCGCCCCGGCACGGCTTCCTGGTGGGCGGGGGTCCTGTTCCTCACCGCCCTCCTCGTCGGAGCGGCCGCCCCGGCCGCGGCCCTGGCCGGTCTGCCCGGCCTGCCCGGCACCGGCGACGTGACGGTACGCGGGGCGGGCCTGCTGCTCACGGTGACCGGCATGGCGTTCACGCTGGCCGCCCAGACGAACATGGGCGCCTCGTGGCGGGTCGGAGTGGACGCGGCCGAGCGCACCACGCTGGTCACCGGCGGCCTGTTCGCCCACGTACGCAACCCGGTCTTCACCGCCATGGTCTGCACGGCCGCGGGCCTGGCGCTGATGGTCCCGAACTGGATCGCCGCCCTCGGGCTGATCGCCCTGGTGACCGCCGTTCAGGTGCAGGTCCGCGTCGTCGAGGAGCCCTACCTGTCGGCCATCCACCCGGATGCCTACGGCGCCTACACCGCCCGGACCGGACGGTTCGTCCCCGGCATCGGCAAACGGCCGGTCTCACCGGACCGGGTGACACCACCTATAGGCTGA
- a CDS encoding cation transporter, translating to MTAMALGPSPARRDALTRRIRLLVAATTTYNVVEAVVALTAGSLASSTALIGFGLDSVVEVSSAAAVAWQFSAPDHVTREGRERTTLRIIAVSFFALAAYVAVDAIRALSGTGDAEVSAPGIVIAALSLAVMPFLSAAQRRAGRELGSVSAVADSRQTLLCTYLSAVLLAGLVLNATHGWSWADPVAALVIAAIAVREGRNAWQGKGCCAPSPHAPAPAAVGATASAYGCEPGSACCVPGTGSGR from the coding sequence ATGACCGCGATGGCACTGGGGCCTTCCCCGGCTCGCCGTGACGCCCTCACCCGCCGCATACGCCTGCTGGTCGCCGCGACCACCACGTACAACGTCGTCGAGGCGGTCGTCGCGCTCACCGCCGGCTCCCTGGCCTCCTCCACGGCGCTGATCGGCTTCGGGCTCGACTCGGTCGTCGAGGTCTCCTCCGCAGCGGCGGTCGCCTGGCAGTTCTCCGCCCCCGACCACGTGACGCGCGAGGGGCGGGAGAGGACCACGTTGCGGATCATCGCCGTCTCCTTCTTCGCCCTGGCCGCCTATGTCGCCGTCGACGCGATCCGCGCCCTGTCCGGCACCGGTGACGCGGAGGTTTCCGCTCCCGGGATCGTCATCGCCGCCCTGTCATTGGCGGTCATGCCGTTCCTGTCCGCCGCGCAGCGCCGCGCAGGGCGCGAACTCGGATCCGTCAGTGCGGTCGCCGACTCCCGGCAGACCCTGCTGTGCACCTACCTGTCCGCCGTGCTCCTCGCCGGCCTCGTCCTCAACGCCACCCACGGCTGGTCGTGGGCCGACCCCGTCGCCGCGCTCGTGATCGCCGCCATCGCGGTCCGGGAAGGGCGCAACGCCTGGCAGGGCAAGGGCTGTTGCGCCCCTTCCCCCCACGCCCCGGCCCCGGCCGCCGTGGGCGCGACGGCTTCCGCGTACGGCTGCGAGCCGGGAAGCGCCTGCTGCGTCCCGGGCACGGGGAGCGGGCGGTGA
- a CDS encoding ArsR/SmtB family transcription factor, with the protein MLTVASDIEVLARFGRALADPIRCRILLTLGEAPAYPADLADALGISRTRLSNHLACLRDCGLVVTVPDGRRTRYELADERLGHALLDLRGAVVAVEADKTCPDATEKGCC; encoded by the coding sequence GTGCTGACCGTTGCTTCCGACATCGAGGTGCTGGCCCGGTTCGGCCGGGCGCTCGCCGATCCGATCCGCTGCCGCATCCTGCTGACTCTCGGGGAGGCGCCCGCCTACCCCGCCGACCTCGCCGACGCGCTCGGCATCTCCCGCACCCGGCTGTCCAACCACCTGGCCTGCCTGCGCGACTGCGGTCTGGTCGTCACGGTCCCGGACGGGCGCCGCACCCGCTACGAGCTCGCCGACGAACGTCTGGGGCATGCGCTGCTCGACCTGCGCGGTGCGGTGGTCGCCGTCGAGGCGGACAAGACCTGCCCGGACGCCACGGAGAAGGGCTGCTGCTGA
- the xdhC gene encoding xanthine dehydrogenase accessory protein XdhC: MAWVAAVARLRARREPGVLVTVAAVRGHAPRDAGAKLVVGRSATWGSIGGGNVEAVSVDRAREMITASKREPELIDFALNDKVTNQHGVQCCGGTVTVLLEPLPVVRAVAVFGVGHVGLELARILARQDLDLHLVDSRADVLAAERLGVLADAVAQVHVHHTPLLPEEVLEELPPGTHVLIMTHDHAEDAALCDAALRTPGLGSVGLIGSAAKWGRFRKRLATEGGHDEAVIDRIKTPIGLADVTGKEPATIAVSVAADLLRTFESEVV, from the coding sequence ATGGCGTGGGTCGCCGCGGTCGCACGGCTGCGGGCACGCCGGGAGCCCGGCGTGCTCGTGACCGTCGCGGCCGTGCGCGGCCATGCCCCGCGCGACGCCGGAGCGAAGCTCGTCGTGGGGCGGAGCGCGACGTGGGGCTCCATCGGCGGCGGCAACGTCGAGGCCGTGTCGGTCGACCGGGCCCGGGAGATGATCACCGCGTCGAAACGGGAGCCGGAGCTGATCGATTTCGCCCTGAACGACAAGGTGACCAACCAGCACGGCGTCCAGTGCTGCGGCGGGACCGTCACGGTGCTGCTGGAACCCCTGCCGGTGGTGCGGGCGGTGGCGGTCTTCGGCGTCGGGCACGTCGGGCTGGAGCTGGCCCGCATCCTGGCGCGTCAGGACCTCGACCTCCACCTGGTCGACAGCCGCGCCGACGTCCTCGCGGCGGAGCGGCTCGGCGTGCTGGCCGACGCGGTGGCGCAGGTGCACGTCCACCACACGCCGCTGCTGCCCGAGGAGGTGCTGGAGGAGTTGCCGCCCGGCACGCACGTTCTGATCATGACGCATGACCACGCCGAGGACGCCGCCCTGTGCGACGCCGCCCTGCGCACGCCGGGCCTCGGCTCCGTCGGCCTGATCGGCTCGGCGGCCAAGTGGGGGCGGTTCCGCAAGCGCCTCGCCACCGAGGGCGGACACGATGAGGCCGTCATCGACCGGATCAAGACCCCGATCGGGCTGGCCGACGTCACCGGCAAGGAACCCGCGACCATCGCGGTGAGCGTCGCCGCCGACCTGCTGCGCACCTTCGAGTCGGAGGTGGTCTGA